The following are from one region of the Gossypium hirsutum isolate 1008001.06 chromosome D03, Gossypium_hirsutum_v2.1, whole genome shotgun sequence genome:
- the LOC107949961 gene encoding uncharacterized protein, translated as MDSTALNGRMARWQILLSEFDIVYINQKAIKGSTIAEFLASKALEDYEPLNFDFSNEDLMYVATAKEDSHENHPWKLNFDGASNVVACIMGIRAAIERKIKILEMADALATLASIIKVNKLEDKKPIQISIHETPAPCYSIEEEKNDDHPWYQDILQYVKNREYPDHATENDKRTLRRLAIDYVLDGEILYKRGKDQVLL; from the exons atggatTCAACTGCGTTAAACGGGAGGATGGCTAGGTGGCAAATCCTACTCtccgagtttgatatagtctacataaATCAGAAGGCTATCAAAGGGAGCACAATAGCAGAATTTTTGGCCAGCAAAGCTTTAGAAGACTACGAACCTCTGAATTTTGATTTCTCGAATGAggatttgatgtatgtggcaaccgCTAAAGAGGATTCCCACGAAAATCAcccttggaagctaaactttgacggagctTCGAATGTTGTAG ctTGCATTATGGGCATCCGGGCAGCCATAGAACGAAAAATTAAGATactagag atggctgatgctttgGCCACTCTAGCTTCTATAATCAAAGTGAACAAACTAGAAGACAAGAAGCCTATTCAAATCAGTATTCATGAGACACCAGCTCCTTGCTACAGTATCGAGGAAGAGAAAAATGATGATCATCCATGGTACCAAGACATACTACAATATGTAAAGAATCGAGAATACCCCGACCATGCGacggagaatgataagaggacattgaggagacTGGCCATTGATTATGTCCTAGATGGAGAGATTTTGTATAAGAGGGGAAAGGATCAAGTATTGTTGTGA